The window AATTGGTTAGCGATATTAGCAATATTCACTAGCACTTCTTGCTCTTGATCGAGTTTTGCGCCAAAGCGTTGCGCAGCCATACCAGCAGCTAATACGGCAATTTTCTTCGCATTTTTCACAAGATATTTTTCTTGTGCTAAAGCTTCCGTGCCCACTTCTTCTGGCATTAACATCAGCAGCTCTTGTTGTAAGTTTTGCGCAACTTGCAGTAAAGGAAGCTCGCCTTTTAATGCTTTTTTCATGAATGTGCCAGGTACAATCATACGATTAATTTCGTTTGTTCCTTCGAAAATACGGTTAATACGAGAATCTCGGTAAATACGCTCTACTTCATATTCTGCCATGAAACCATAGCCACCATGTAATTGCACCGCTTCATCAGCAATGTAATCTAATGTTTCTGAACCGAAAACTTTTGCAATAGAACATTCAATTGCATACTCAGCAATCGCATCTGCAATCACTTTCCCTTGTTTTTGTTCTTCAGGGCTTAATTGGCTTAAACGATCCTCGAATAATCCCACTGTACGGTAATTTAATGACTCTGACGCATATAATTGAGACGCCATAGTTGATAATTTTTCTTTTGTTAAGTTGAAGTCAGATAACTTCGTTTTGAATTGTTGGCGCTGGTTTGTGTACTGAATAGCAAGCTCTAAAGCTCGTTTTGATCCACCAATTGTGCCAACACCTAATTTATAACGACCGATGTTTAAGATATTGAATGCGATTACGTGGCCACGGCCCACTTCGCCTAATAAGTTCTCAACAGGTACTTCTGCATCTTCAAGTACTAATGTACGAGTCGATGAAGATTTAATGCCCATTTTCTTCTCTTCTGGACCAACCGAAACACCACTATAAGCACGCTCTACGATAAATGCTGAGAATTTATCGCCATCGATTTTTGCATAGACTACAAATACATCAGCAAAACCAGCGTTGGTAATCCATTGTTTTTCACCGTTTAATACATAACGTGTACCTGCAGCATTTAACTTTGCAGTCGTTTTTGCACCTAATGCATCAGACCCTGAACCTGGTTCTGTTAATGCGTATGCTGCAATTAATTCACCTGAAGCAAGCTTAGGTAAATACTTGTTCTTTTGCTCTTCATTTCCGAAAAGTACAATTGGCAATGAACCAATTCCGACGTGAGCACCATGTGTAATGGAGAAGCCACCTGCTACTGACATCTTCTCTGCGATTAATGCAGAAGAAACTTTGTCTAAGCCAAGACCTTCATATTCCTCTGGCACATCAGCACCTAATAAGCCTAGCTCACCAGCACTTTTTAATAAACGAACTGAATGTTCAAACTCATGATGCTCTAAGTTTTCAACTACAGGTAATACTTCATTTGCTACATACTCTTCAGTCGTTTTCGCAATCATTTTATGCTCATCTGTGAAATCTTCAGGTGTAAATACACGATCTAATTCCACATCTTCAATGATAAATCCGCCGCCTTTAATGATATCCGTTGTTTTTTCTGTCATTTTAAATTCCTCCTTATTATTGGTGCCTGGCACTCACACAATTTACACACAATTACAATCCCCATCTATAGAAAAGCCCGAAGTACTTTGTTCGGAGGCAACCGAAAACGCCAAACCCCGAGCTTAACTAGTAAACTTATACTATTTCAAATACTCCAGCAGCCCCCATACCGCCACCGATACACATTGTTACGACACCATATTTCTTGCCTTGTCGTTTCAGCTCATGAATTAATTTTAATGTTAAAATTGCGCCTGTTGCGCCAAGCGGATGCCCCATTGCAATTGCTCCACCGTTTACATTGACCTTATCTTGGTCGATACCTAAATGACGTACCACCTGTAATGATTGTGAAGCAAATGCTTCATTAATTTCCCACAGGTCAATATCTTCAATTGAAAGACCTGCAATTTCAAGCGCTTTAGGAACAGCTACAATTGGACCAATACCCATTACTTCAGGTGGCACACCGCCAACTGCAAAGCCTAAAAACTTTGCCATTGGTGTCATTCCTTGCTTTTCCGCTTCCTCACGATCCATAACTAGGACTGCCGCTGCTCCATCAGAAGTTTGGGAAGCGTTCCCCGCTGTAACACTTCCTTTAACATGAAAGGCTGGGCGAAGTTTCGCTAAACCGTCTACAGAAGTGCCGGGACGTATGCCTTCATCCAAACTGAACGTAAATTTCTTTACTTGCGGTTTGTTATTGCCATCCACATAATGCTGTTCCACTTCAATAGGCACGATTTCATCATTGAACTTACCTTCTTTAATGGCTTTTTCTGCTAGTTCATGTGATCGTACAGCAAAAGCATCCTGATCTTCACGACTCACATTGTATTGACGTGCCACTTCCTCAGCTGTATGCCCCATTCCCATATAATATTGTGGTGCACTTTCAGCTAATGTGGGATTTAAACGAGGTGTATTGCCCACCATTGGCACCATACTCATCGATTCAACCCCACCAGCAATGATCGCTTTTGAATGGCCAAGCATAATACGCTCCGCTGCATAAGCAATTGCTTGTAGACCTGAAGAACAAAATCGGTTAATCGTTAGAGCAGGTGTTGTATCTGGTAATCCAGCAAGTGCACCAATGCACCGTGCTACGTTCATTCCTTGCTCTGCCTCTGGCATCGCACACCCTAATATTAAATCATCTACTGGACCTTCATAGCCCGCTCTTTTTAATGTTTCTTTGACAACGATCGCCCCAAAATCATCTGGTCTTACTGTCGCTAAAGAACCTTTTTTCGCTTTTCCAATAGGAGTTCGTGCTCCTGCTACAATAACGGCTTCACGCATTATTTAAATCCCCCTTTGTTTCATGTGCAAATAAAATCATTCAGTCTTTTATTAGTTACGAAGTGGTTTTCCTTTCAAAAGCATATGTTGCATTCTCTGTTGTGACAGTGGTTCAGCCACTAAGCTTAAGAAAGCCTCACGTTCAAGATTCAATAGGTATTGCTCATCAACTAATGTGCCATAGGGAACTTTACCACCTGCGATAACATAAGCTAACTTCTTCGCAATTTTCAAATCGTGCTCGCTAATAAAGCCAGATTCAAACATGGCTTGTGCGCCAATCAGTAGCGTTCCATAACCAGATGCACCCACCACAGGGATTTTCGCTTGCACTGGTGGTAGATAGCCTGCTTCATAAAGTGCTAATGCAGCTTGCTTCGCATCATAAATTTGGTGATCCGGATTAACAGAAATACCATCTGCAAAATCTAGGAAGTTATTAACACGCGCTTCTTCACCCGATGTAGAAACTTTTGCCATTGCAATTGTTTCAAAGACTTTATTAGCAATATTTTGATAGTCTACCTCTACGCCATTCGGCAATCCTTTGATGAATTTTTGGTATAGCGCTTTATTGCCCCCACCACCAGGGATTAATCCTACGCCAACTTCCACTAAGCCCATATAAGTTTCCATCGTTGCTTGGATATGTGCAGCCGGTAAGCAAACCTCTGCTCCTCCTCCAAGCGTCATTGCAAATGGTGCCGCAACGACAGGCTTGCGAGAATACTTAATTTTTTGCATCGCATCTTGGAAAGCTTTTATGACGAAATCGAGTTCAAATATGTTATCATCCTGCGCTTCTACTAATATCATGCCTAGGTTAGCACCAACACAGAAATTTTTCCCTTGGTTTCCGATGACTAAGCCTTTAAAGTTAGCTTCTACTTCATCAATCGCAAAGTTAATCATTTGAATAATATCTAAACCAATCGCATTGGATTGGGAATGGAACTCTAGCAACGCAATACCATCACCTAAATCTATTAAGCTGGCACCTGTATTTGACTTTATAACACCATGTTTCTTCTTATAGCGCTTTAAGTTAATTTCTTTTTCATTCACAGGGACTTTAACGTATTCTGTTCCGTTGTAGTACGCTAGATCGCCATCAATTTCCGAGTAGAAAGTGTCAAAGCCATTCGCTAACATATCTTTGACGAACGCTGGTATTACACGATCTTCCGCTTCCATTTTCGCTACCGATTCTTTCACGCCGATTGCGTCCCAAATTTCAAATGGACCTTGCTGCCAGCCGAAGCCCCATTTCATAGCATTGTCGATGGCCACAATATCATCAGCAATTTCGCCGTGTAGTTGGGCAGAATAAATTAATGTTGGCGCAAAGATACTCCATAATAATTCACCTGTACGATCCTTCGCATATGTTAATGCTTTGACTTTGTTTGCAAGCCCACGTGTCTGTTTTGCTAATTCAATAGAAGGTGTTTGTAATTTCCTTACCGGACTATATGCTAACGTATTTGGATCAATTTCTAGAATTTCTTTACCTTTTTTCACAAAGAAACCTTGCCCAGATTTTGCCCCTAGCCAGCCGTTAGCCACCATTTTTTGTAGGAATTCTGGTACTGTAAACACCAGCTGTTCTTCACCTGTTGTTTGGTCATATACATTTTTCGCTACATGAATAAATGTATCTAGACCGACAACATCTAATGTGCGGAAGGTTGCTGATTTCGGACGACCTATTAGTGGACCAGTTACCGAATCTACCTCTCCGACTGAATAGCCACCCTTCACCATTTCTTGTAATGTTACAAGTAATCCATACGTCCCAATGCGGTTTGCAATGAAGTTTGGTGTATCCTTAGCCAGGACAACACCTTTGCCAAGGATGTCTTCACCAAATGTCTTCATAAAATTAATAACTTCAGGTGCTGTCGTATTTGCTGGGATCACTTCAAGTAATTTCAAATAACGTGGTGGATTGAAGAAATGCGTCCCTAGGAAGTGCTTTTGGAAATCTTCTGAACGCCCCTCCGCCATTGCATTAATACTAATTCCTGATGTATTCGAGCTGATAATTGTACCAGGTGTACGCACAGCATCAATTTTTTCATATAGGCCCTGCTTGATTGCTAAATTTTCAACGACTACTTCAATAATCCAATCGACATCCTTTAGCTTTTCTAAATCATCCTCAAAGTTGCCTACCGATAGCAGGGATAAATTTTCCTTAGAAGTAAGTGGTGCCGGCTTTTGCTTAACTAACTTTTGTAGTGCTCCTTGCGCAAAGCGATTACGTACAGCTGGATGCTCAAGGGTAAGTCCATTAGCTTCTTCCTCTTTCGTTAGTTCTTTCGGTGCGATATCTAATAGTAATGTTGGAATACCGATGTTTGCTAGATGTGCTGCAATTCCAGACCCCATTACACCAGAACCTAGAACAGCTGCTTTGTTAATGTTGTAAATCACAAGCAATTCCCCCTTATTCTCCCATTGAATGAATAGCCATTCATTTTTTGGCCAAAAAAAATCAAATTCGCCTTAGCATATTTTAATCCAGAATTTGAATTGGACTAGCACAATTCAAGATTCACCACTTTCGCGGAAAAATCTGTGGAATACACCTGAGGCTTATCTTCGTTCCTTGGCATTTTGACACATGATGAATAAAAAATTACCTAATATTCATCCTTTACCTAAAGAGGTACAAGTCTTCCCATGAATGAAGATAAAACTACTTTTTCTGTTTTTAGTGTAGATTATTTTAACTAATTTAGCAATCTTTTTTCTCCAATTATTTTTGCGATATACAACTTTTTTTGTTCTTTACGAGCGAAAATACGACAATAAGTAGATTCCAAAAGAGTGCAAACAGAAAACTTTCAGGATTAATAAAAAATGTGTAAAATGGTAAGCAAGGAGAGTGAAATACTAATGAAAACAATTACAACTACTGAACAATTTAACGAACTGATCTCTGGCGACCAAAAGATCCTTGTGAAATTTTATGCTGGTTGGTGCCCAGACTGCACACGTATGAATATGTTCATCGACCCAATTATTGAAGAATACAATCAATACGACTGGTATGAGCTGAACCGTGATGAACTTCCAGAAATCGCAGAAAAATATGATGTTATGGGTATTCCAAGCTTACTAATTTTCCAAAATGGTGAAAAATTAGCTCATTTACATAGTGCTAACGCCAAATCACCACAGCAAGTTATCGAGTTTCTATCTGCTCAATAATGATACCAGGCTACTTATCTTGCCAGTCATTTAAATACTACTATCTGCTGTGAAAGCGAAGTGACAACAGCGAGGTAATAAATTTCCAACTACACAACAATAAAAAAACAGCTGCATTTCTTCATTAGAAATGCAGCTGTTTTTTGAAAGGAGCTATTTATGCGCTGTCAATTACCCTTACAAGGAAAATCACAATATGATGCATCTATTTCACCAAACTATCGTAATTCTGCCTGTGGGCCAACAACTGTTCATGTCATCTTACAATACTTACACGATGACAAAAAATCCCCTGCTGTCAACGAACTTTACAAAATCCTTGGCGGTACCAAAATTGGTCTGTTTAAGTGGCGTTTAATCTATAATCTTCGTAAGTTGTATCCAACATGGGATATCCGGGACTGTACATTAAAAGAAGCCATGCAGGAAATCGATGCAGGTCGCTCTGTAGCAATGCGTTTCGATCGTTATTTTAGCTTTCAATGGCACGATAAAAGATCTGCTTATGCCTATCATTGGGTACCCCTCATTGGCTATGAAATTCAGGACGATGAGCTCTTGTTAATTTTCCACGATAATGGTGGTCCAAATCGTGATAGTAGAATACGTACAACCTTTTATAAAGATAACAAGAAAGTGTTGCGTTTTGTAAAAATCGCTCCTACATAAGCGAATATAATGAGCGTGCTTGCTTGGCGATTAATGTAAAGCCTCGCTCTTCTAACGCTTTAAATGTATGGTGCTCATAGCCTGGCAATGCTAAACTCGTAAACTCAGCTTCTATTGGTACGTTGGTTTGAATCTTCGCAAGTTCGTGCGATAATCTCAGCATATCAACATTCTCTTGAATTTTTGTACGTTGCCCTGGCTTTAACTCCTCTAAAGAAGCAATAACCTTATCGATAGAACCGTATGTTTGAATAAGTGTTAATGCTTGCTTCGGCCCAATACCTTTTACGCCTGGATAACCGTCACTTGTATCGCCCATAAAGGCCTTTACCTGTGCAAACTGCATTGGCTCAATCCCGTATTCTTCTATAAATCGTCCATGCGTATATACGTCGTACTCCGTGTAACCCTTTTTCGTAAACGCAATCTGTGTCGAAGGCGTTAAAAGTTGCAATAAATCTTTGTCACCACTAATAACCGTTATATCAGCTGCGTCTTGCCATTTTGAAACCATTGAACCAA of the Lysinibacillus fusiformis genome contains:
- a CDS encoding acetyl-CoA C-acetyltransferase produces the protein MREAVIVAGARTPIGKAKKGSLATVRPDDFGAIVVKETLKRAGYEGPVDDLILGCAMPEAEQGMNVARCIGALAGLPDTTPALTINRFCSSGLQAIAYAAERIMLGHSKAIIAGGVESMSMVPMVGNTPRLNPTLAESAPQYYMGMGHTAEEVARQYNVSREDQDAFAVRSHELAEKAIKEGKFNDEIVPIEVEQHYVDGNNKPQVKKFTFSLDEGIRPGTSVDGLAKLRPAFHVKGSVTAGNASQTSDGAAAVLVMDREEAEKQGMTPMAKFLGFAVGGVPPEVMGIGPIVAVPKALEIAGLSIEDIDLWEINEAFASQSLQVVRHLGIDQDKVNVNGGAIAMGHPLGATGAILTLKLIHELKRQGKKYGVVTMCIGGGMGAAGVFEIV
- a CDS encoding acyl-CoA dehydrogenase family protein → MTEKTTDIIKGGGFIIEDVELDRVFTPEDFTDEHKMIAKTTEEYVANEVLPVVENLEHHEFEHSVRLLKSAGELGLLGADVPEEYEGLGLDKVSSALIAEKMSVAGGFSITHGAHVGIGSLPIVLFGNEEQKNKYLPKLASGELIAAYALTEPGSGSDALGAKTTAKLNAAGTRYVLNGEKQWITNAGFADVFVVYAKIDGDKFSAFIVERAYSGVSVGPEEKKMGIKSSSTRTLVLEDAEVPVENLLGEVGRGHVIAFNILNIGRYKLGVGTIGGSKRALELAIQYTNQRQQFKTKLSDFNLTKEKLSTMASQLYASESLNYRTVGLFEDRLSQLSPEEQKQGKVIADAIAEYAIECSIAKVFGSETLDYIADEAVQLHGGYGFMAEYEVERIYRDSRINRIFEGTNEINRMIVPGTFMKKALKGELPLLQVAQNLQQELLMLMPEEVGTEALAQEKYLVKNAKKIAVLAAGMAAQRFGAKLDQEQEVLVNIANIANQLFAMESAVLRTEKAIARDGVDKAHQKLLYAQIFCQEAFAEIEKEAKDTILASADGDAARMTLSALRKLTRNNPYNLIAKKREASVKLIEAEKFIV
- a CDS encoding thioredoxin family protein, producing the protein MKTITTTEQFNELISGDQKILVKFYAGWCPDCTRMNMFIDPIIEEYNQYDWYELNRDELPEIAEKYDVMGIPSLLIFQNGEKLAHLHSANAKSPQQVIEFLSAQ
- a CDS encoding 5'-3' exonuclease gives rise to the protein MTTKPKLLIVDGMALLFRSFFASAAMGHFIRLEDGTPTNGAQGFVRHVLTAQSIMQPTHIAVCWDMGAHTFRNELYDGYKANRPAPPEEMLPQFDMAKTLSEQIGWQNFGVAGMEADDVIGSMVSKWQDAADITVISGDKDLLQLLTPSTQIAFTKKGYTEYDVYTHGRFIEEYGIEPMQFAQVKAFMGDTSDGYPGVKGIGPKQALTLIQTYGSIDKVIASLEELKPGQRTKIQENVDMLRLSHELAKIQTNVPIEAEFTSLALPGYEHHTFKALEERGFTLIAKQARSLYSLM
- a CDS encoding C39 family peptidase — translated: MRCQLPLQGKSQYDASISPNYRNSACGPTTVHVILQYLHDDKKSPAVNELYKILGGTKIGLFKWRLIYNLRKLYPTWDIRDCTLKEAMQEIDAGRSVAMRFDRYFSFQWHDKRSAYAYHWVPLIGYEIQDDELLLIFHDNGGPNRDSRIRTTFYKDNKKVLRFVKIAPT
- a CDS encoding 3-hydroxyacyl-CoA dehydrogenase/enoyl-CoA hydratase family protein → MIYNINKAAVLGSGVMGSGIAAHLANIGIPTLLLDIAPKELTKEEEANGLTLEHPAVRNRFAQGALQKLVKQKPAPLTSKENLSLLSVGNFEDDLEKLKDVDWIIEVVVENLAIKQGLYEKIDAVRTPGTIISSNTSGISINAMAEGRSEDFQKHFLGTHFFNPPRYLKLLEVIPANTTAPEVINFMKTFGEDILGKGVVLAKDTPNFIANRIGTYGLLVTLQEMVKGGYSVGEVDSVTGPLIGRPKSATFRTLDVVGLDTFIHVAKNVYDQTTGEEQLVFTVPEFLQKMVANGWLGAKSGQGFFVKKGKEILEIDPNTLAYSPVRKLQTPSIELAKQTRGLANKVKALTYAKDRTGELLWSIFAPTLIYSAQLHGEIADDIVAIDNAMKWGFGWQQGPFEIWDAIGVKESVAKMEAEDRVIPAFVKDMLANGFDTFYSEIDGDLAYYNGTEYVKVPVNEKEINLKRYKKKHGVIKSNTGASLIDLGDGIALLEFHSQSNAIGLDIIQMINFAIDEVEANFKGLVIGNQGKNFCVGANLGMILVEAQDDNIFELDFVIKAFQDAMQKIKYSRKPVVAAPFAMTLGGGAEVCLPAAHIQATMETYMGLVEVGVGLIPGGGGNKALYQKFIKGLPNGVEVDYQNIANKVFETIAMAKVSTSGEEARVNNFLDFADGISVNPDHQIYDAKQAALALYEAGYLPPVQAKIPVVGASGYGTLLIGAQAMFESGFISEHDLKIAKKLAYVIAGGKVPYGTLVDEQYLLNLEREAFLSLVAEPLSQQRMQHMLLKGKPLRN